The following coding sequences are from one Granulicella sp. L56 window:
- a CDS encoding beta-N-acetylhexosaminidase, with protein MKICCWTKSFLPIAAIILTSSISFSQTAPSSETFANNLMPQPASLQTSSGSFVLNAQFHAVTTHFNDPRLDGAIHRAVLQLRQKTGLPLSVEPVSAGTDAPLTVDVQGAGEAIQSVDENESYTLSVNSTGAHIEAATVVGAMHGLETLVQLVQPSGSDYVLPIVTINDSPRFPWRGLMIDCGRHFEPMDVLKRTIDGMAAVKLNVFHWHLTEDQGFRIESKLYPRLTDIGSDGLFYTQQDARDLVSYARARGIRVVPELEMPGHSTAWQVAYPKLSSGTPPTAVRRDFGVSDYALDPTREETYQFIARFLGEMATIFPDPYMHIGGDETPAPDWKTNPRIVAFKKTHNLKDNAALQAYFNTRVLKILTGLHKHMVGWDEILNPALPKDVVIQSWRGEASLAQGAEQGFQGILSAPYYLDGMKSAGTHYLADPLPSSSPLTPQQRKLVLGGEICMWGEQIDAGIVDSRTWPRTAAIAERFWSPEDVTNVDDMYRRLNVVSIQLEGLGLQHITQEDASLRDLAGTQSINQLRIFASAFEPVSFGERYEQQKTSQLTVLDRFVDAVRPDPPSRYKIAHLTESFLKSPQSDTADAAALTHWFETVTNSVPTVEKQMQSSPRLAEAQERAQQLPELAKTATDAIHFLSSGAKAPAGWKTNALAQIEAAKKPSAVVRFVFIDPLSSLVNAVQE; from the coding sequence ATGAAGATCTGTTGTTGGACAAAGTCTTTTCTGCCTATCGCCGCCATTATCCTGACTTCTTCCATCTCGTTCAGCCAGACGGCACCCTCCAGCGAGACCTTCGCCAATAATCTGATGCCGCAGCCGGCCAGTCTGCAAACATCTTCCGGCAGCTTTGTGCTCAACGCGCAGTTCCATGCCGTCACAACCCACTTCAATGATCCTCGTCTCGACGGTGCCATCCACCGCGCCGTGCTTCAATTGCGGCAGAAGACCGGCCTTCCCTTGTCGGTCGAGCCAGTCTCCGCCGGAACCGATGCTCCACTGACCGTCGATGTTCAAGGCGCAGGCGAAGCGATCCAGTCCGTAGACGAGAACGAATCATATACCCTTTCCGTCAATTCCACGGGCGCGCACATCGAGGCTGCAACAGTAGTCGGAGCCATGCACGGCCTCGAAACTCTCGTCCAGCTCGTCCAGCCTTCTGGCAGCGACTATGTCCTTCCCATCGTCACGATCAACGACTCTCCTCGTTTCCCCTGGCGCGGCCTGATGATCGATTGCGGACGCCACTTCGAGCCGATGGACGTCCTCAAGCGCACCATCGACGGAATGGCAGCCGTCAAGCTCAACGTCTTCCATTGGCACCTCACCGAAGACCAGGGCTTCCGCATCGAGAGCAAGCTTTACCCACGGCTGACTGATATCGGCTCCGACGGCCTCTTCTACACCCAGCAGGACGCTCGCGACCTCGTCAGCTACGCTCGCGCCCGCGGCATCCGCGTCGTCCCCGAGCTTGAGATGCCCGGCCACAGCACCGCGTGGCAAGTTGCTTATCCCAAACTCTCCAGCGGCACCCCTCCCACCGCTGTCCGCCGCGATTTCGGCGTCTCTGACTATGCTCTCGATCCTACGCGCGAAGAGACCTATCAGTTCATCGCGCGCTTCCTTGGCGAGATGGCCACCATCTTCCCCGATCCTTATATGCACATCGGCGGCGACGAAACACCCGCTCCCGACTGGAAGACAAATCCCCGCATCGTGGCCTTCAAGAAGACGCACAATCTCAAGGACAACGCCGCGCTTCAGGCATACTTCAATACGCGCGTGCTGAAGATCCTCACCGGCCTGCACAAGCACATGGTCGGCTGGGACGAGATCCTCAACCCCGCCCTTCCTAAAGATGTCGTGATTCAGTCCTGGCGCGGCGAAGCCTCGCTGGCTCAGGGAGCAGAACAGGGCTTTCAGGGCATTCTCTCCGCACCCTACTACCTCGACGGAATGAAGTCCGCGGGCACGCATTACCTCGCCGATCCGCTGCCATCAAGCTCTCCTCTTACACCGCAGCAGCGCAAGCTCGTCCTCGGCGGAGAGATCTGCATGTGGGGCGAACAGATCGACGCAGGCATAGTCGACTCTCGCACCTGGCCTCGCACAGCAGCCATCGCCGAACGCTTCTGGTCTCCGGAAGATGTCACCAACGTGGACGATATGTACCGTCGCCTGAACGTCGTCTCCATCCAGCTCGAAGGCCTCGGCCTCCAGCACATCACGCAGGAAGACGCCAGCCTGCGCGATCTCGCCGGAACGCAGAGCATCAATCAGCTTCGCATCTTCGCCTCCGCATTTGAGCCCGTCAGCTTTGGCGAGCGCTACGAGCAGCAGAAGACCTCGCAGCTTACCGTCCTCGACCGCTTCGTCGATGCAGTCCGTCCCGATCCGCCGTCGCGCTACAAGATCGCCCATCTTACCGAAAGCTTCCTCAAGTCACCCCAGTCCGACACCGCCGATGCGGCTGCTCTGACTCACTGGTTTGAGACCGTCACCAACTCCGTGCCCACAGTAGAGAAGCAGATGCAAAGCTCACCACGGCTCGCCGAAGCACAAGAACGCGCACAGCAACTCCCCGAACTTGCAAAGACTGCGACGGATGCGATTCACTTCCTCTCATCAGGAGCAAAAGCCCCCGCAGGTTGGAAGACGAACGCACTGGCTCAGATCGAGGCAGCGAAGAAGCCATCGGCAGTTGTGCGTTTTGTCTTCATCGATCCGCTCAGTTCACTGGTCAACGCAGTACAGGAATAG
- a CDS encoding alpha-L-fucosidase — MSEVFQSARGKASFIQPRTLRGRQSILCHAIAALSCLAPLSSMAQNFVDIKPSPAQVQWQDLEIGVIIHFGTNTFLNREWGDGTASPSVFNPTHVDTDQWMEAAKAGGARYAVMVSKHHDGFALWPTEQTDYSVKNSPWLNGKGDLVRMASDSAHKAGLGFGVYLSPWDRHDKRYPDPKAYDKYYLAQLDELATNYGPLTEFWLDGAGSTGRTYDFDSIITELRTYQPNTMVFADVGLYKNADLRWVGNENGKVLFENWNVIDRSGYLRWRPVESDTPLHRGHWFWHPNDEATLRSVDDLLDIYTNTVGRGAQLMLGLAPDNTGQLPAADVQRLHEFGAAVHRIYGHNLVSEQSHAIGTDVAAEHDALDNNPDTFWVAPPLHGTLEVRFDKPVTFDRAVTMERLNDGQHVEEYSIEAWQNGAWKPLAHAQAIGHKKIDIFPACTTQRVRLNLISTSGTAAIREFQLFDGRTTSQQ; from the coding sequence ATGTCTGAGGTTTTTCAGTCAGCGCGAGGCAAAGCCTCTTTCATACAACCCCGCACACTGCGTGGCAGACAGTCCATCCTCTGCCACGCGATAGCGGCCCTCTCTTGCCTCGCGCCACTTTCGTCCATGGCGCAGAACTTCGTCGATATCAAGCCCAGCCCCGCACAAGTGCAGTGGCAGGATCTCGAGATCGGCGTCATCATCCACTTCGGCACCAACACCTTCCTCAACCGCGAGTGGGGTGACGGCACCGCCTCACCTTCAGTCTTCAACCCCACCCACGTCGATACCGACCAGTGGATGGAAGCCGCCAAAGCGGGCGGAGCCAGGTACGCAGTGATGGTGTCGAAGCATCACGACGGCTTCGCTCTCTGGCCTACTGAGCAGACCGATTACAGCGTCAAAAACAGTCCCTGGCTCAACGGCAAGGGAGACCTCGTCCGCATGGCCTCCGACTCCGCACACAAAGCAGGCCTCGGCTTCGGCGTCTATCTCTCTCCATGGGACCGCCACGACAAGCGCTACCCGGACCCCAAAGCCTACGACAAGTATTACCTCGCACAACTCGATGAGCTAGCCACGAACTATGGACCGCTCACGGAGTTCTGGCTCGATGGCGCAGGCAGCACCGGACGCACCTACGACTTCGACAGCATCATCACCGAGCTGCGCACCTATCAGCCAAACACCATGGTCTTCGCAGATGTAGGTCTCTACAAAAACGCAGACCTCCGCTGGGTCGGCAACGAAAACGGCAAGGTCCTCTTCGAGAACTGGAACGTCATCGACCGTTCCGGCTATCTTCGCTGGCGCCCGGTAGAGTCGGATACGCCGCTGCATCGCGGACATTGGTTCTGGCACCCCAACGACGAGGCCACCCTCCGCTCGGTGGACGATCTGCTCGATATCTACACCAATACCGTGGGCCGCGGCGCTCAACTCATGCTCGGCCTCGCGCCCGACAACACCGGCCAGCTTCCCGCAGCCGATGTCCAACGCCTGCACGAGTTCGGCGCGGCTGTCCATCGCATCTACGGTCACAATCTTGTCTCCGAGCAGAGTCACGCCATCGGCACAGACGTCGCTGCCGAGCATGATGCACTCGATAACAACCCTGACACCTTCTGGGTTGCACCACCACTGCACGGCACTCTTGAAGTCCGCTTCGACAAGCCAGTTACCTTCGACCGCGCCGTCACCATGGAGAGGCTCAACGATGGTCAGCATGTCGAGGAGTACTCCATCGAAGCCTGGCAGAACGGCGCGTGGAAACCGTTGGCGCACGCTCAGGCCATTGGCCACAAAAAGATCGACATCTTTCCCGCCTGCACGACGCAGCGGGTACGTCTCAACCTTATTTCGACCTCTGGAACTGCCGCGATCCGGGAGTTTCAACTCTTTGATGGCAGAACCACTTCCCAGCAATAA
- a CDS encoding GH92 family glycosyl hydrolase: protein MISRRSFLGGASAACTVSAIRGTAFARVIPHPKSSHGANDPASLVDITIGTGGHGHCFPGAVVPFGAVQLSPDTFTDGWDWCSGYHISDTSIMGFSHTHLSGTGCGDLLDFLIMPGTGESKIVPGSRENPDEGYRSRFDHKDEHAEPGYYSVLLKDYGIHAELTATERTGLHRYTFPRDAKTAHIIVDLQHSYGPSNVISASLHSPAPDTLAGGRVTKSWGDGREAYFTMQFSQKPTRIVYYSDDAEVPARTEPLTGKNLKCVAFFDLTHNPVIFVKTGISGVSAESAANNLKAELPGWDFERVRRSAREKWNNQLSRINITTENEAHRRIFYAALYHASVGPSLFDDADGSYRGMDKQIHKLNPGQRNYTTFSLWDTYRATHPLYTLINADHVPDFVNALILMAEQSPAGMPVWPLQGTETGTMTGYHSAAVMAEACNKGFTGIDYERAYKCMMQRAMVDDYRGLGYYRSKHYIPCDLEEESVSKGFEYCYDDWSIAHVAKKLGHEDDAKMLADRSLNYRNYYDRQINFARPKLANGEWAPGFDPLAMGTSKKWRDFTESNSWQTTFGIQHDAAGLIETLGGQKAFLAKLDELFNQPSVLPPDAPPDIAGLVGQYAQGNEPSHHIAYLYVYAGQPHKTQQRIRMLMETMYAALPDGLQGNEDVGQMSSWYIMSSMGFYPVDPVSGNYIFGTPLFDQVTLQLGKGKQLEIVAHRSAPSDQYIQSVTFNGKPHTRSWFNHREIVDGAKIEFTLGSQPNLEFGTKAEDIPPSFKLETA, encoded by the coding sequence GTGATATCAAGAAGATCTTTTCTAGGTGGAGCTTCTGCCGCCTGTACTGTTAGCGCTATCAGAGGCACTGCCTTCGCAAGGGTAATTCCCCACCCCAAATCGTCCCACGGCGCAAACGATCCCGCCTCTCTCGTCGACATCACCATCGGCACCGGCGGCCACGGCCATTGCTTCCCCGGCGCAGTCGTTCCCTTCGGTGCCGTCCAGCTCAGCCCCGATACCTTCACTGACGGGTGGGACTGGTGCTCCGGCTACCACATCTCCGACACCTCCATCATGGGCTTCAGCCACACCCATCTCAGCGGAACCGGCTGCGGCGACCTGCTTGACTTTCTCATCATGCCCGGCACTGGCGAATCGAAGATCGTACCCGGCTCGCGCGAAAATCCCGACGAGGGCTATCGTTCGCGCTTTGACCACAAGGACGAGCACGCCGAGCCCGGCTATTACTCCGTTCTACTCAAGGACTACGGCATCCACGCCGAGCTGACCGCCACCGAGCGCACCGGCCTGCACCGCTACACCTTTCCTCGCGACGCCAAGACCGCACACATCATCGTCGATCTTCAACACAGCTACGGCCCATCGAACGTCATCTCCGCATCGCTGCACAGCCCCGCGCCCGACACGCTCGCCGGCGGCCGCGTCACCAAGTCCTGGGGAGACGGCCGCGAAGCCTACTTCACCATGCAGTTCTCGCAGAAGCCCACGCGCATCGTCTACTACAGTGATGACGCAGAGGTCCCCGCCCGCACCGAACCTTTGACCGGAAAGAACCTCAAGTGTGTCGCCTTCTTCGACCTGACTCACAATCCAGTCATCTTCGTAAAGACCGGCATCTCCGGTGTCAGCGCAGAGTCCGCCGCTAACAACCTGAAGGCCGAGTTGCCCGGCTGGGACTTCGAGCGTGTTCGTCGCAGCGCTCGCGAGAAGTGGAACAATCAACTCTCGCGCATCAATATCACCACCGAGAACGAAGCTCATCGCCGCATCTTCTATGCCGCGCTCTACCACGCCTCCGTCGGCCCTTCGCTCTTCGATGACGCCGATGGCAGCTATCGCGGCATGGACAAGCAGATCCACAAGCTCAACCCCGGACAGCGCAATTACACAACGTTCTCGCTGTGGGACACCTACCGCGCCACGCATCCTCTCTACACGCTCATCAACGCAGACCATGTGCCCGACTTCGTCAACGCCCTCATTCTGATGGCCGAGCAAAGCCCCGCCGGAATGCCCGTCTGGCCGCTTCAAGGCACGGAGACCGGCACCATGACCGGCTATCACTCCGCCGCCGTCATGGCGGAGGCCTGTAACAAGGGCTTCACCGGCATCGACTACGAGCGTGCCTACAAGTGCATGATGCAGCGCGCCATGGTCGACGACTATCGCGGCCTCGGCTACTACCGTTCGAAGCATTACATCCCCTGCGACCTCGAAGAAGAGTCCGTAAGCAAGGGCTTCGAGTATTGCTACGACGACTGGTCCATCGCACACGTCGCCAAGAAGCTCGGCCACGAAGACGATGCAAAGATGTTGGCCGACCGCTCGCTCAACTATCGCAACTACTACGATCGCCAGATCAACTTTGCCCGTCCTAAGCTCGCGAACGGCGAATGGGCTCCTGGCTTCGATCCACTCGCCATGGGCACGTCGAAAAAATGGCGCGACTTCACCGAGTCGAACTCCTGGCAGACCACCTTCGGCATTCAGCACGACGCCGCGGGCCTCATCGAAACCCTTGGCGGACAGAAGGCCTTTCTCGCCAAGCTCGATGAGCTGTTCAATCAACCATCCGTACTCCCGCCCGACGCTCCACCCGACATCGCTGGCCTCGTCGGTCAATACGCTCAAGGCAACGAGCCATCACACCATATCGCCTATCTCTACGTCTACGCAGGTCAGCCGCACAAGACCCAGCAGCGTATCCGCATGTTGATGGAGACGATGTACGCCGCTCTTCCCGACGGCCTGCAAGGCAACGAAGACGTAGGCCAGATGTCTTCCTGGTACATCATGAGCTCTATGGGCTTCTACCCCGTCGATCCTGTCAGCGGAAACTACATCTTCGGCACGCCGCTGTTCGATCAGGTCACCCTTCAGCTCGGCAAGGGCAAGCAGCTTGAGATCGTCGCTCATCGCAGCGCCCCCTCGGACCAGTACATCCAGTCCGTCACCTTCAACGGCAAGCCTCACACGCGCTCGTGGTTCAACCATCGCGAGATCGTCGACGGAGCTAAAATCGAGTTCACGCTGGGCAGCCAGCCCAACCTCGAATTCGGCACCAAGGCTGAGGACATTCCACCGTCCTTCAAGCTCGAAACCGCATAA
- a CDS encoding glycosyl hydrolase family 18 protein translates to MKFVIFCLLFAASSVFAQTKTLFYMTDQSQSVRDFMEHQSKIDIIVPTWYSVDETGLVYGEPDPSVLRVAKQRHIALFPIVALFDKVKIHTLMTDDKAQTAMTDSLIAACKKNGYDGFQLDFENISWNDRDLLSATVKRVADAFHQQHLQLQIAVVPNAPGYPGHTPFSKWIFSDWRGAFDLKAIGESVDLLCLMTYDQHTRWTTPGPVGGWIWTNENLDYALKSVPKDKLSLGIALYGYHWFTGDPGLNEKVQKPNITAEYISATNAQFLRDTYNGQEQWDPVDHTAWFYFYRDQMREWIFYTEKRGFVDRYNLAKEQHLQGICAWVLGEEDPAIWSVLPDRASN, encoded by the coding sequence ATGAAGTTCGTGATCTTCTGTCTGCTGTTTGCAGCAAGCTCAGTCTTTGCCCAAACCAAGACTCTCTTCTACATGACAGATCAGTCGCAGTCGGTCCGCGACTTCATGGAGCATCAATCCAAGATCGACATCATCGTCCCCACCTGGTACAGCGTCGATGAGACGGGCCTCGTCTACGGCGAGCCCGACCCCTCTGTCCTGCGCGTCGCCAAACAGCGCCACATCGCCCTCTTCCCCATCGTCGCGCTCTTCGACAAGGTAAAGATCCACACCTTGATGACCGATGACAAAGCACAGACAGCGATGACCGACTCCCTCATCGCCGCCTGCAAGAAAAATGGCTACGACGGCTTCCAGCTCGACTTCGAGAACATCAGCTGGAACGACCGCGACCTGCTCTCCGCCACCGTCAAACGAGTCGCCGACGCATTCCATCAACAGCATCTTCAGCTACAGATCGCAGTCGTCCCCAATGCCCCCGGCTATCCCGGCCACACTCCCTTCAGCAAATGGATCTTCTCCGACTGGCGCGGAGCCTTCGACCTCAAAGCCATCGGCGAGTCCGTCGACCTGCTCTGCCTGATGACCTACGACCAGCACACACGCTGGACGACTCCCGGCCCGGTCGGCGGTTGGATATGGACTAATGAAAATCTCGACTATGCGTTGAAGTCCGTCCCCAAAGACAAGCTCTCCCTCGGCATCGCGCTCTACGGATACCACTGGTTCACCGGCGATCCCGGCCTCAACGAAAAAGTTCAGAAGCCCAACATCACCGCCGAATACATCAGCGCCACCAACGCCCAATTCCTTCGCGACACCTACAACGGGCAGGAGCAGTGGGACCCCGTGGACCACACCGCCTGGTTCTACTTCTATCGCGACCAGATGCGTGAGTGGATCTTCTACACCGAAAAGCGCGGCTTCGTGGATCGCTACAACCTCGCCAAAGAACAGCACCTGCAGGGAATCTGTGCCTGGGTCCTCGGCGAAGAAGACCCTGCGATCTGGAGCGTACTCCCAGACCGCGCATCCAACTGA
- a CDS encoding copper homeostasis protein CutC — translation MREIIFELCAESIDACLVARDGGADRIELCSALSEGGLTPSHGLIREAVSRGGLPVHVLLRPRGGDFVYTDAEFDVMRDDLKHLRLLGASGVVLGVLREDGSVDVERTHELVEMAGPLEVTFNRAFDHAVSLDDALEDVIATGCQRVLTSGGERDVVSGGKALARLIEQAAGRIEIAAGGGLRLKNAAAVARTTGARHFHGSIRRIVAGPRRYGGRDVHDDAGSSAQSRFVVESDDVRAMIENLTNA, via the coding sequence ATGCGTGAGATTATCTTTGAATTGTGTGCCGAGAGTATCGACGCATGCCTCGTCGCGCGTGACGGAGGAGCGGACCGTATTGAGCTTTGCAGTGCGCTCAGTGAAGGTGGGCTGACGCCGAGCCATGGCTTGATTCGTGAAGCTGTAAGCCGCGGTGGGCTGCCGGTACATGTGCTGCTGCGTCCTCGCGGCGGTGACTTTGTTTATACCGATGCGGAGTTTGATGTGATGCGCGATGACTTGAAGCATCTGCGCCTGCTGGGCGCGAGCGGTGTCGTGCTAGGTGTGCTGCGCGAAGATGGATCTGTCGATGTTGAGCGTACTCATGAGCTGGTGGAGATGGCTGGGCCGCTTGAAGTGACTTTTAATCGAGCCTTTGACCATGCTGTTTCACTTGATGACGCGTTGGAGGATGTCATCGCGACTGGTTGTCAGCGTGTGCTGACCTCGGGTGGCGAACGCGATGTTGTGAGTGGAGGCAAGGCTCTGGCGCGGCTGATCGAGCAGGCTGCCGGGAGGATCGAGATCGCAGCTGGTGGAGGATTGCGTTTGAAGAATGCCGCGGCGGTGGCACGAACGACCGGCGCACGGCACTTTCATGGTTCGATACGGCGGATCGTTGCCGGGCCTCGTCGCTATGGTGGGCGTGACGTGCACGATGATGCCGGATCTTCTGCTCAGTCCCGGTTTGTGGTCGAGAGCGACGATGTGCGCGCGATGATCGAGAACCTGACGAACGCTTAG
- a CDS encoding carboxypeptidase regulatory-like domain-containing protein encodes MRTKLFQYFAGCALAVLFCVSPAVAQTVTGSITGVVTDSSGAVVPGAQVTALNTGTGVKTQATTNDAGAYTIQFLPIGPYQVTVQANGFSLQTLPTFSLEIAQTAKFNVQLNAGSVAETVQVSAETAPILNTNDDTLSSTFTANMIRNLPLNGLDFSAITLYVPGAVSTAGTGGTTSIERSTYYTDSVNLNGNRAQANNYTLDGIDMNETFNNLISYSPAPEALQEVQVITANSSTDSGNVNGAGVVSVLKSGTNSFHGSAYGYLQDYRLNANSWQNNNQSIAVNPYSQDQFGGTFGGPIKRDKLFFFVDYLGSRNHKGGISSTSVFTQAMRNGDFSVLLDGATPKQLYDPLNNFAPYADNKGIPITNPVAKFLFANSKLYPLPNATPTDGIVNDNYQAPSRTFTANNQGDIKIEFDPRTSDKFTGFYSMSTAYNGSTPVLAISFTGVTLYPTKLFGVNWVHTFSPALINSARIGFTRTVWAQNFPVDTTGEFGDSGNSKVGITFPNQAYAGYSGQTINGGIFAGGNPVFGGGLIDNTYSYIDNLTWQRGRHLLSIGAQALRYQNNYPTANNNGYLGSLNYNGNYTKSPNDANSGYGGADFLLDRVSQVAATLASVNVGQRQWRVAGFINDDFKVLPDLTLNFGVRYEFDQPWVESNNKTGNIDEATGQVLYAHSIPAGAPAGSGLCSNRACYDNNYRQIMPRFGFSYQAKPRLVISGGYGATSFFEGNSSNQRLTSITPFIQAINVNLTQPTLTDIPTPLTAETAFDSPSSNGGTFNVYPKNMQPAYVQQWNLTTEYALSSTLSLQVGYLGEQGQHIEDYGNLNQYRVNGDPTSAPYYNNQYIGVNSALGIGSNSLLVTESRAMMNYNALQAVLRQRVSHGLEYKLNYTYSKAMTNSLGNYGLNVNGFSGAFQNYYDSGADYGPAGYDVTHNVSGTAVYALPVGRGQEYLNGVNRIVDLAVGGWRISAAGVAYSGFPETLTTGVSSNSLSYGNERPNQYRKLKIVNRSIYHWFGTDPSAQPCTTPGVDNGTCAFGAPASNTFGTSRNGSVRAPGYLNVDMSAMKDFHIYREQSLGFQFDAFNAFNIVSYGNPDIGINDTGFGQIAQQNSIRSSERHLQFSAHYRF; translated from the coding sequence ATGAGGACGAAGCTTTTTCAGTATTTTGCCGGGTGTGCGCTCGCGGTTCTCTTTTGTGTGTCGCCCGCAGTGGCGCAGACGGTGACGGGATCGATTACGGGAGTGGTGACTGACTCAAGCGGTGCTGTGGTTCCGGGTGCACAGGTGACGGCACTGAATACCGGAACTGGCGTTAAGACCCAGGCGACGACGAACGATGCGGGAGCGTACACGATCCAGTTTCTGCCGATCGGCCCTTATCAAGTTACAGTGCAGGCAAATGGATTTTCCTTGCAGACTCTGCCTACGTTCTCTCTGGAGATAGCTCAGACCGCCAAGTTCAATGTGCAATTGAATGCCGGCAGCGTCGCGGAGACGGTGCAGGTATCGGCGGAGACAGCGCCCATCCTTAATACAAACGATGACACCCTGAGTAGCACGTTCACGGCCAATATGATCCGGAACCTTCCCTTGAACGGCCTCGACTTTTCGGCAATTACGCTCTACGTTCCCGGCGCTGTGAGCACGGCTGGCACGGGCGGAACGACCAGCATTGAGCGCAGCACCTACTACACCGATTCGGTCAACCTCAATGGAAATCGCGCCCAGGCCAACAATTACACGCTGGACGGTATCGACATGAACGAGACGTTCAACAACCTGATCTCTTATAGTCCCGCTCCGGAGGCGCTCCAGGAGGTGCAGGTGATCACCGCAAACTCGTCGACGGACAGTGGCAATGTCAATGGTGCGGGAGTTGTGAGCGTTCTCAAGAGCGGCACTAACAGCTTCCATGGCTCAGCTTACGGCTACCTGCAGGACTACAGGCTGAACGCCAACTCGTGGCAAAACAATAACCAGAGCATTGCGGTCAATCCGTACTCGCAGGACCAGTTCGGCGGAACCTTCGGTGGTCCAATCAAGCGCGATAAGTTGTTCTTCTTCGTCGACTACTTGGGCTCTCGGAATCACAAGGGCGGCATCAGCTCGACAAGCGTATTTACGCAGGCGATGCGCAACGGCGATTTCTCCGTTCTGTTGGATGGAGCCACTCCGAAGCAGTTGTATGATCCACTCAACAATTTCGCCCCCTACGCAGATAACAAGGGAATACCAATCACTAACCCAGTTGCCAAGTTCCTGTTTGCAAATTCCAAGTTGTACCCGCTGCCAAACGCAACACCGACCGATGGAATCGTGAACGACAACTACCAGGCCCCATCACGCACCTTCACGGCCAACAATCAGGGAGATATCAAGATCGAGTTTGATCCCCGGACGAGCGATAAGTTCACCGGCTTTTATTCCATGTCCACTGCCTACAATGGCTCAACCCCTGTGCTGGCGATCAGCTTTACCGGGGTGACGCTGTATCCAACCAAGCTTTTCGGCGTCAACTGGGTGCACACGTTCTCGCCAGCGCTGATCAACTCCGCCCGTATCGGATTCACGCGCACGGTCTGGGCCCAGAATTTTCCTGTCGATACGACTGGCGAATTTGGAGACTCGGGCAATTCCAAGGTGGGAATTACCTTCCCGAATCAGGCGTACGCGGGCTACTCTGGCCAGACCATCAATGGCGGTATCTTTGCAGGTGGTAACCCGGTGTTTGGCGGCGGTCTGATTGACAACACCTACAGCTACATCGACAACCTGACATGGCAACGTGGCCGCCACCTATTGAGCATCGGCGCACAAGCTTTGCGTTACCAGAATAACTACCCAACCGCGAACAACAACGGCTATCTGGGTTCGCTCAACTACAACGGCAATTACACCAAGAGTCCTAACGACGCCAATTCGGGTTATGGCGGCGCTGACTTCCTGTTGGATCGTGTGAGTCAGGTCGCCGCGACCCTGGCCAGTGTCAATGTCGGGCAGCGCCAATGGCGCGTGGCCGGTTTCATCAACGATGACTTCAAAGTACTTCCTGATCTCACTTTGAACTTTGGAGTTCGGTACGAGTTCGATCAGCCGTGGGTTGAGTCCAACAATAAAACCGGAAATATCGACGAAGCCACGGGTCAGGTGCTGTACGCGCACAGTATCCCTGCTGGAGCGCCTGCTGGATCGGGACTCTGCAGCAACCGCGCATGTTATGACAACAACTATCGCCAGATTATGCCGCGCTTCGGATTTTCGTATCAGGCAAAGCCCAGGCTCGTGATTAGTGGTGGTTACGGTGCGACCAGTTTTTTTGAAGGCAACTCTTCCAACCAGCGACTGACTTCGATTACGCCCTTTATCCAGGCAATCAATGTGAACCTGACGCAACCAACGCTCACCGATATCCCGACTCCGCTTACTGCGGAGACGGCCTTTGATTCACCGAGCAGCAACGGGGGTACCTTCAACGTCTATCCGAAGAACATGCAGCCAGCCTATGTGCAGCAGTGGAACCTGACGACGGAGTACGCGCTGAGCAGCACACTGTCTCTTCAGGTTGGATATCTCGGAGAGCAGGGGCAGCATATCGAGGACTATGGCAACCTGAACCAGTATCGGGTCAACGGCGACCCGACCTCGGCGCCGTATTACAACAACCAGTACATCGGCGTGAATTCGGCCCTGGGCATCGGGTCAAATTCTCTGCTGGTTACCGAGTCGCGGGCGATGATGAACTACAACGCCCTCCAGGCGGTGTTGCGGCAACGGGTGAGCCATGGGCTCGAGTACAAGTTGAACTACACCTATAGCAAGGCAATGACCAACAGTCTGGGCAACTATGGATTGAACGTCAACGGCTTCAGCGGCGCATTTCAGAACTACTATGACAGCGGTGCGGATTATGGTCCGGCAGGATATGACGTGACCCATAACGTATCCGGCACTGCCGTCTATGCGTTGCCTGTCGGCCGAGGCCAGGAGTACCTGAACGGCGTCAATCGCATTGTGGATCTAGCCGTAGGCGGATGGAGGATTTCCGCTGCCGGCGTGGCGTACTCGGGCTTTCCGGAGACCCTTACCACCGGCGTCAGCAGCAACTCCCTCAGTTACGGCAATGAACGGCCGAATCAGTACAGAAAGCTGAAGATCGTCAATCGTTCGATCTACCACTGGTTTGGAACAGACCCATCTGCCCAGCCCTGCACAACGCCTGGTGTGGACAATGGTACATGCGCCTTTGGCGCACCGGCATCCAACACCTTTGGCACTTCCCGGAATGGCTCTGTTCGCGCCCCTGGGTATCTCAACGTAGATATGTCGGCGATGAAGGACTTCCACATCTATCGAGAGCAGTCGCTTGGTTTCCAGTTCGATGCTTTCAATGCGTTCAACATCGTGAGCTATGGCAACCCGGATATCGGCATCAACGACACTGGCTTTGGCCAGATTGCACAGCAGAATTCGATTCGTTCCAGCGAGCGCCATCTGCAATTCTCCGCGCACTACAGGTTTTAG